GATTCGGACAATATGAACATCGATGAAGTTCTGGCGTATGCGTTAGGTCTGGCGCGAGGCGAAGGTTAATTGCTGCGGTATGATTGAAAACTATCGTCCATCTTTGGCTGCGCGTTTATTTCGCCCCGGATTACGAGCTGTATTGCGGGGAATTTTTCACCTGATCAGCCGCGTTACGATTACGGGTTTGGAAAATGTACCCAAATCGGGTGCGTATCTAATTGCCATAAATCATATCTCGTTGTACGAAGCACCTTTTGTGGCCTCCTTCTGGCCCATGGCTCCCGAAGTAGCCGGAGCCGCCGATGTCTGGCAGCGGCCTGGTCAATCGTTGTTGGCGCGTGGTTATGGGGGCATCAAAATTCACCGTGGCGAATATGACCGCCAAATGATTGATGCGATTCTTAATGTGCTGCGCTCCGGGCGACCTTTGTTGATCGCACCCGAAGGGGGGCGCTCACATGCTCCGGGGATGCGCCGCGCCAGGCCTGGGGTGGCCTATCTG
This genomic window from Chloroflexota bacterium contains:
- a CDS encoding 1-acyl-sn-glycerol-3-phosphate acyltransferase, which translates into the protein MIENYRPSLAARLFRPGLRAVLRGIFHLISRVTITGLENVPKSGAYLIAINHISLYEAPFVASFWPMAPEVAGAADVWQRPGQSLLARGYGGIKIHRGEYDRQMIDAILNVLRSGRPLLIAPEGGRSHAPGMRRARPGVAYLMDKAGVPVIPVGVVGSTDDFLSRGLRGQRPSIEMRVGPPVELPPITGRGEARRLARQKNADQVMFAIAALLPPEYRGLYGDDFKYEQASAA